In Pseudovibrio brasiliensis, the following are encoded in one genomic region:
- a CDS encoding 8-amino-7-oxononanoate synthase has product MSLLNKHQGALERLAERGRSRSLLKAHGCDFSSNDYLALTTAPELRLAAENALKRGVGMGAGGSRLLRGNDPEHEALEEEAAKLFGAERTLFFGGGYNANLAMFSTLPQNGDLVLHDSLIHASAHDGIKLGSAQSMDFRHNQVEDAQDRIRQWREQGGTGRIWLACESLYSMDGDQAPIKELVELADQHDAFLLVDEAHATGVLGEGGRGLAAEFEGRENVISLHTCGKALGASGALVCGPSVMIDYLINRARAFIYATAPSPLVAAIVRASLQLVQNQPQRRAQLADLVSHANAEMERLCGQKGSGTHILPFLIGDDKRTMRIAKALQETGYDIRGIRPPTVPRGTSRLRIALTLHASKADVSSMFDVLAEEIDLVPS; this is encoded by the coding sequence ATGAGCCTGCTGAATAAGCATCAGGGTGCGCTGGAGCGTCTGGCGGAACGGGGGAGATCCCGTTCCCTGCTCAAAGCGCATGGCTGCGATTTCTCATCCAACGACTATCTGGCGCTGACAACAGCGCCAGAATTGCGTTTGGCAGCAGAAAATGCGCTGAAACGTGGCGTTGGCATGGGGGCTGGCGGCTCACGTCTGCTACGCGGCAATGATCCTGAACATGAGGCACTGGAAGAAGAAGCTGCCAAGCTCTTTGGGGCTGAGCGGACCTTGTTCTTCGGTGGCGGCTACAACGCCAATCTGGCCATGTTCTCCACACTTCCTCAAAATGGCGATCTGGTGCTGCACGACAGCCTGATCCACGCCAGCGCACATGATGGAATAAAGCTGGGCTCCGCTCAGTCCATGGACTTTCGCCACAATCAGGTGGAAGACGCGCAGGACCGCATTAGGCAGTGGCGTGAGCAGGGTGGCACGGGCCGCATTTGGCTGGCCTGCGAAAGCCTTTACAGCATGGATGGCGACCAGGCGCCGATCAAGGAGCTGGTGGAGCTAGCCGATCAGCACGATGCTTTCCTGCTGGTTGATGAGGCCCATGCAACCGGCGTTCTGGGTGAGGGTGGTCGAGGTCTGGCAGCTGAGTTTGAAGGCCGTGAAAACGTTATTTCACTGCACACCTGCGGCAAAGCACTGGGTGCATCCGGCGCTCTTGTGTGTGGTCCATCGGTCATGATCGACTATCTCATCAACCGTGCCCGCGCTTTCATCTACGCCACGGCACCATCTCCACTGGTCGCTGCCATCGTCCGCGCCTCTTTGCAACTGGTGCAGAACCAGCCGCAGCGCCGGGCGCAACTGGCAGATCTGGTCAGCCATGCAAACGCGGAGATGGAACGTCTGTGCGGTCAAAAGGGCAGCGGAACGCACATTCTGCCGTTCTTGATTGGCGATGACAAACGCACCATGCGTATCGCGAAGGCCCTGCAGGAAACCGGTTACGACATCCGCGGCATTCGCCCGCCAACCGTTCCGCGTGGTACCTCCCGTCTACGTATTGCTTTGACCTTGCACGCCAGCAAGGCTGACGTATCCAGCATGTTTGACGTGCTTGCAGAAGAAATAGATCTGGTTCCGTCATGA
- a CDS encoding autotransporter domain-containing protein, whose protein sequence is MPSSFTLKLFGTTAIAFVALSPSAHAGGKGGAASVSWSYAGGDGANGLATSGTINTNMYAGGGGAGGGFLADMSGANGGSLTSNPSASNAGRADLGSPAGVGGDGTGGIGGGGSGSLSNGGNGLNAGAGGGGGSGVGSGQGGGGGGGGDAVQMTGDIVVSSGVTLRGGDGGDSGYNVGSGGQGGSGITATVGSLTLDNNGNIAGGDGGESKNHRSANGGIAVNLIGGPYTIKNTGQIQGGNSLRVHSGGSTGSGAVGIKGSELTIINSGSIFGGLNANNQRANAVEFTGGTNSFTHTAGSIVEGNVDATAGTNDTFALGGSVDSSFNASLIANNAQYRGFENYKKTGASTWTLTGFGNQDWTIQQGVLEGNSNNIQGNVVVEADANLRFNQSNTGTYTGAISGAGGLTKTGNGTLILSGANSYTGGTKVEAGTLQGDITSLNSHINTAANTSVVFDQDTNGHYLAIMWGAGSLVKEGSGTLILSGYNSYTGGTVINEGKVQGDAKTLQGDIHTAANTHAVFAQNIDGTYDGNLSGAGSLVKTGGGTLTLSGTNTYSGGTLINDGLLSVSDMAQLGTGDVVLNGGTFQTTGNSDLTVDSFDLDSAGGELDVSSKSLALTGDISSTGELEKSGTGKLVLDGASNSVGGGTTVENGALIVGSSFGKSGVELISDVKVESSGVLGGHGTIKGNVTNNNGRIAPGNSIGVTTINGDYSGTGTLEIEVEGDTKLADKLVVNGNVDVSDTVLDLVLTPADKADWSLDPTGPFIIVENDGTDAITGEFSSIENNLLFLNATLDYEAGTDSNDIELTLLRNDIDFASAARTTNQKASAEVVQRLGSGSAVYNALIGTVTDETAAQAAFDSLSGEINASARGVLIENSRFVRNAVNDRLHTSAAQARKTAGAETAQLGLLTLWNMSYGSWGEAKRNGNTAALDHSTGGVLFGVDSDAFSNLRVGLTGGYSRSSMDADDRASEATADTYTFGGYAGTQVNGFAVRTGAAVSWHQIDTERSVSISGGAFTDKLEADQNAATLQAFGELGYAFDFGATTLEPFAGLAHVHLISRSFAEDGGAAALSAGDQSTDVTFTTLGLRAASEFTLGGANLTARGVVGWQHASTDTVNFTQSFASGGSAFTVEGSPIAKDIGILEAGFDLAVNERTQFGLSYAGQLAAGNSKHGVNARLSFEF, encoded by the coding sequence ATGCCGTCTTCGTTTACTCTCAAACTTTTCGGAACAACTGCAATTGCATTCGTAGCGCTTTCTCCTTCAGCTCATGCGGGTGGAAAAGGAGGAGCAGCATCTGTGAGCTGGTCTTACGCTGGCGGAGATGGTGCTAATGGACTAGCAACTTCCGGAACCATCAACACTAACATGTATGCTGGCGGCGGTGGAGCGGGTGGCGGCTTCCTTGCTGACATGAGTGGTGCGAATGGAGGCTCGCTTACTTCTAATCCTTCCGCGTCAAATGCTGGCCGAGCTGATCTCGGCTCTCCGGCAGGTGTTGGCGGCGACGGCACTGGAGGCATTGGAGGCGGTGGATCTGGCTCGTTAAGCAATGGTGGAAATGGCCTGAATGCGGGAGCCGGTGGTGGAGGTGGTTCTGGAGTGGGTTCCGGCCAAGGCGGCGGCGGCGGCGGTGGCGGTGACGCTGTTCAAATGACAGGCGATATAGTCGTGAGCTCTGGTGTAACCTTACGCGGTGGTGATGGTGGCGATAGTGGCTACAACGTTGGCTCTGGCGGACAAGGTGGTTCTGGCATCACAGCAACTGTCGGCAGTCTCACTCTTGACAACAATGGCAATATCGCTGGAGGGGATGGCGGAGAAAGTAAGAATCATCGTAGCGCAAACGGCGGCATAGCAGTCAATCTTATTGGTGGTCCATATACCATTAAGAATACTGGTCAAATCCAAGGCGGAAACAGTTTGCGTGTTCATTCCGGCGGTAGTACCGGATCTGGTGCGGTAGGGATCAAGGGCTCTGAGCTAACGATCATAAACAGCGGTAGCATTTTTGGTGGGCTTAATGCCAATAATCAGCGAGCAAACGCCGTTGAGTTTACTGGTGGCACTAACAGCTTCACACATACAGCAGGGTCAATCGTAGAAGGCAATGTTGACGCTACCGCTGGGACCAATGATACATTTGCACTGGGAGGCAGTGTTGATAGCAGTTTCAATGCTAGTTTAATTGCAAATAATGCTCAGTACAGAGGCTTTGAGAACTACAAGAAAACCGGTGCATCCACCTGGACGCTGACCGGCTTTGGCAACCAGGACTGGACCATCCAACAGGGCGTACTGGAAGGTAACTCAAACAACATACAAGGCAATGTTGTTGTGGAAGCTGACGCGAACCTTAGGTTCAACCAAAGCAACACGGGCACATATACGGGTGCTATCTCGGGTGCAGGTGGGTTGACGAAGACGGGGAACGGAACACTCATCCTTTCCGGCGCCAACTCCTATACAGGGGGGACGAAGGTTGAGGCGGGTACGTTGCAAGGCGATATCACTAGTTTGAATAGCCATATCAACACAGCTGCCAATACTAGTGTTGTTTTTGACCAAGATACAAATGGACACTACTTAGCAATAATGTGGGGTGCTGGTTCGCTGGTCAAAGAAGGCTCGGGTACACTGATCCTGTCAGGTTACAATAGCTACACCGGTGGAACAGTCATAAATGAGGGTAAGGTTCAGGGAGATGCGAAAACCCTGCAAGGTGATATTCACACCGCTGCAAATACTCATGCGGTTTTTGCCCAAAACATAGATGGCACTTATGATGGCAACTTGTCTGGTGCAGGTTCTCTGGTCAAAACTGGTGGTGGCACGCTCACCCTTTCTGGAACCAACACCTACTCTGGTGGCACTTTGATTAACGATGGCTTGCTCTCAGTTTCGGACATGGCCCAGCTTGGGACTGGAGATGTTGTTTTGAACGGCGGCACGTTCCAGACTACTGGTAACTCTGATCTAACAGTAGATAGCTTTGACTTGGACTCTGCCGGTGGTGAGCTGGATGTTTCCAGCAAGAGCCTAGCTTTGACAGGGGATATCAGCTCAACTGGTGAGCTGGAGAAATCCGGCACAGGCAAACTGGTGCTGGATGGGGCCTCCAACTCTGTTGGCGGTGGTACCACTGTTGAAAATGGCGCTTTGATTGTTGGTAGTTCCTTCGGCAAAAGCGGGGTTGAGCTGATTAGTGATGTTAAGGTGGAAAGCTCTGGCGTGCTGGGCGGACACGGAACTATTAAGGGCAATGTGACCAACAACAATGGCCGCATTGCACCGGGCAACTCCATCGGGGTGACTACAATCAACGGCGATTACTCCGGCACAGGTACACTGGAAATTGAAGTAGAAGGCGACACCAAGCTTGCGGACAAGCTAGTGGTGAATGGCAATGTGGATGTGAGCGACACTGTCCTTGATCTGGTGCTGACGCCTGCGGACAAAGCAGACTGGAGTCTTGATCCGACGGGGCCGTTCATCATTGTTGAAAATGACGGAACCGATGCGATTACAGGCGAGTTCTCTTCCATTGAGAACAACCTGTTGTTCCTGAATGCCACGCTGGATTATGAGGCGGGTACTGATAGTAACGATATTGAGCTGACCTTGCTACGCAATGACATTGATTTTGCCAGCGCAGCGCGCACGACGAACCAGAAAGCTTCTGCTGAGGTCGTTCAACGCCTTGGATCTGGCAGTGCGGTTTATAACGCTCTGATCGGGACTGTGACCGATGAGACAGCAGCGCAGGCGGCATTTGACAGCCTTTCCGGCGAGATCAATGCTTCAGCGCGTGGTGTGCTGATTGAAAACAGCCGTTTCGTTCGCAATGCGGTCAATGACCGTTTGCATACCTCTGCTGCTCAGGCACGCAAGACAGCTGGGGCTGAAACTGCCCAACTGGGGTTATTGACGCTCTGGAACATGAGCTATGGCAGCTGGGGCGAAGCAAAACGTAATGGCAATACGGCGGCTCTTGATCATTCAACCGGCGGCGTTCTGTTTGGTGTTGACAGCGATGCCTTCAGCAACCTGCGTGTTGGCCTGACGGGCGGCTACAGCCGCAGCTCCATGGACGCGGATGACCGTGCTTCTGAAGCAACGGCTGATACGTACACCTTTGGCGGTTACGCAGGCACACAGGTGAATGGCTTTGCTGTGCGCACTGGCGCTGCGGTGTCCTGGCATCAGATTGACACTGAACGGTCTGTCTCCATCTCTGGCGGTGCGTTTACCGATAAGCTTGAAGCAGATCAGAATGCGGCGACGCTGCAAGCCTTTGGTGAGCTGGGATATGCGTTTGACTTTGGCGCAACTACGCTTGAACCCTTTGCAGGTCTGGCTCATGTGCACCTGATCAGCCGCAGCTTTGCTGAAGATGGTGGTGCTGCGGCCCTTTCCGCTGGTGATCAGAGCACGGATGTGACCTTTACAACACTGGGTCTGAGAGCTGCCAGTGAGTTTACTCTTGGTGGTGCAAACCTGACCGCGCGCGGTGTTGTGGGCTGGCAGCATGCCTCAACTGATACGGTTAACTTCACCCAGAGCTTTGCCAGTGGTGGCAGCGCCTTTACGGTGGAAGGCAGCCCGATTGCCAAAGACATTGGCATTTTGGAAGCTGGCTTCGACCTAGCCGTAAACGAGCGGACACAGTTTGGGCTTTCCTATGCTGGGCAGCTAGCGGCTGGTAACAGCAAACATGGTGTAAATGCTCGGCTTAGCTTTGAGTTTTAA
- the bioD gene encoding dethiobiotin synthase, which produces MTQPIIVTGTDTGIGKTIFSAALTQALSATYWKPVQSGLEEETDTQAVTRLTGCTALPETYRLQIPASPHFSAEEEGVLIDVKNLTLPEVDGPLIVEGAGGLMVPLSRETLYIDLFKKWQAPIVLCARTGLGTINHSLLSIEALRARGCNLLGIVFIGDEVADSERTIAEYADVKKLGRLPLLKDITPETIRTAFAENFCLEDFRAQTGETA; this is translated from the coding sequence ATGACACAACCAATCATTGTTACTGGTACAGACACCGGCATCGGCAAAACAATCTTTTCTGCAGCGCTGACACAGGCTCTTTCTGCTACCTACTGGAAACCTGTCCAGTCTGGCCTAGAAGAAGAAACAGATACGCAGGCCGTCACGCGCCTCACAGGCTGCACGGCTCTGCCAGAAACATACCGCCTGCAAATCCCGGCATCTCCGCACTTTTCTGCAGAAGAAGAAGGCGTCCTGATTGATGTCAAGAACCTGACTTTGCCTGAGGTTGATGGTCCTTTGATAGTCGAAGGGGCAGGCGGCCTTATGGTTCCGCTCTCCCGCGAGACGCTTTACATTGACCTTTTCAAAAAGTGGCAGGCGCCCATTGTGCTGTGTGCACGCACTGGTCTTGGCACCATCAATCACAGCCTGCTTTCCATTGAAGCGCTGCGAGCCCGTGGCTGCAATCTGCTTGGCATCGTGTTCATTGGCGATGAAGTGGCAGATTCGGAGCGCACCATCGCAGAGTACGCAGACGTCAAAAAACTTGGCCGCTTGCCGCTGCTGAAAGACATCACCCCAGAAACAATAAGAACAGCGTTTGCTGAGAACTTCTGTCTGGAAGATTTTCGCGCGCAAACCGGGGAGACCGCTTAA
- the bioB gene encoding biotin synthase BioB — translation MNCVQNSSEIRTNWTREEAEALYNLPFNDLLFKAHCVHREHFDPNEVQQSQLLSIKTGGCPEDCAYCSQSARNNTELSASKMLEVQMVLEEAKKAKESGATRYCMGAAWRSPKDRDMRAIEMMVEGVKELGMESCMTLGMLTPEQILRLKDAGLDYYNHNIDTSERYYSEIITTRKFSDRIDTLNLVKEAGIKVCSGGIVGMGEKDMDRLDMLVSLATLDEHPDSVPINMLIPIEGTPLQDAEPVDPIDFVRLIAVARIMMPKSHVRLSAGRTEMSDETQAMSFFAGANSIFKGDTLLTTDNPEDSKDAALFRRLGIRPMGLKSCAAAHEPAE, via the coding sequence TTGAACTGCGTGCAAAATTCATCAGAAATCCGTACTAACTGGACACGTGAAGAGGCTGAAGCCCTTTACAACCTGCCGTTTAATGACCTGCTGTTTAAAGCTCACTGCGTTCATCGCGAGCATTTTGACCCCAACGAGGTCCAGCAGAGCCAGCTCTTGAGCATCAAGACAGGCGGTTGCCCGGAAGATTGTGCTTATTGCAGTCAGTCCGCTCGCAACAACACCGAGCTTTCCGCTTCAAAGATGCTTGAAGTACAGATGGTGCTTGAAGAAGCCAAGAAGGCGAAGGAAAGCGGTGCGACCCGTTATTGCATGGGTGCTGCATGGCGTTCTCCGAAAGACCGCGACATGCGCGCCATTGAAATGATGGTGGAAGGCGTCAAAGAGCTCGGCATGGAAAGCTGCATGACACTTGGCATGCTGACCCCTGAGCAGATCCTGCGCCTGAAAGATGCCGGGTTGGATTATTACAACCACAACATCGACACCTCTGAGCGCTACTACAGCGAGATCATTACAACACGTAAGTTCTCCGACCGTATCGACACTCTCAATCTGGTGAAGGAAGCGGGCATCAAGGTATGTTCCGGTGGCATCGTCGGCATGGGCGAAAAAGACATGGACCGCCTCGACATGCTGGTCTCCCTGGCCACATTGGACGAGCATCCGGACAGTGTGCCGATCAACATGCTTATCCCGATTGAGGGCACGCCGCTTCAGGATGCTGAGCCGGTTGATCCAATCGACTTCGTTCGTCTGATCGCTGTTGCCCGCATCATGATGCCAAAATCCCATGTACGCCTGTCCGCAGGCCGTACGGAAATGTCTGATGAAACGCAGGCCATGAGCTTCTTTGCAGGTGCAAACTCCATCTTCAAAGGCGACACGCTGCTCACCACAGACAACCCTGAAGACTCCAAGGACGCAGCTCTGTTCAGACGCCTTGGCATCCGCCCAATGGGGCTGAAGAGCTGTGCGGCTGCCCATGAGCCTGCTGAATAA